TATTAAGGCAGCCGTTGAAAATACTGAGGATATAAAAGAAACTGGAGGTAAAATTTGTTAATGACAGAATGTATATTTGTCTACGGAAGTCTTATGGATGGCTTCTTTAACTATGATAAATATCTTAAAGGTAAAGTTTTAACTTCTAAAAAAGTAAAAACAACTGGAAAGTTATTTCACATGAAAAAAGAAGGTTATCCTGCCTTATTAAAAGGTGACGATGTAGTGTATGGTGAATTAATCACTATAAAAGATTTTGAAAACAACTTAAAAGCTATGGATGCCATGGAAGGATTTTTAGGAGAAAATAATCCAGATAATGAGTACAATAGAATGCTTATAGATGTTCAGTTATTAGATACTGATAAACTAAATAACAGTTCTTCAATACACCATGAAACAATAAAGGCCTATGCCTATATGTATAATTACAATGAAACTAAGGTAAATAAAGATAACCTTGTGTATATTAAACATGGCGATTGGAGAAAATACATGAATACATAGTAGGATTATTCCTACTATGTATTTATTTTATCTTCTTTTTGATTTATAATAGATAGTAATTCTCTTTTAATAATTTTTTACTACAAGGAGTATGAAATATGATATATGAAGATTTATTTGATTATAAAAAACAAGAAGAAATGAGAAGCTTTTTCTTAAATATGTTAGCTCCTCTAGGTAAGAAAAAAGACTTTAAAAAAGGTGACCTAATTAAGATATACGAAGAAGAAAGATTTGTAGGTATCGTAATTAATGGAAAGGTGAAAGGTTCATTGTATAGCTCTAAGGGAACCGAAAAGTTACTTTATATCTTGAGGGCTGGTGAAATCTTTGGTGAATCAAATTATTTTGTAAGTGGTGGTTCACACTCCATTATAAAAGCCATGGAACCTAGCACCATATCTTTTATACCTAAAAATATATTAGATTCTTATTTAGATAAAAATCCTAAAGCATATAGCTTTTTTATACATAGCATAACTAGAAAGTATAGAATATCAATTTCTCAGATGTCTGATGCTATATTCAGTTCCTCAAAAACTAAAGTAGCAAATACTTTGTATAGGCTTACAGTTCAAGATAGCAAAAAAGAAGCTAATGAATATATAATTAAAACTCACCTAACACATCAAACTCTTGCTAATTTAATTGGATGTTCAAGAATAACCGTTACTAAAGTACTAAAAGAATTAAGGCAATTAAATATTCTTGACATTCGAGATAAAAAAATTGTAGTTAAGAATTTAGATGCTCTTAAATCCATGTGTCAAAGTTAAATAATATTAATAATAAAAACTGCTTAAACTATACTTATATATTAGAATATACTTTAAGCAGTTCTTCAGTTATATAAAAGTTTTTTAAAATTAAAAAAGCTCCTAGAAAATCTTCTAGAAGCTTTGGAGCTGGCAATAGGACTTGAACCTACAACCTGCTGATTACAAGTCAGCTGCTCTACCAATTGAGCCATGCCAGCATAATGGCGACCCAGAAGGGACTCGAACCCTCGACCTCCGGCGTGACAGGCCGGCACTCTAACCAACTGAGCCACTGGGCCATTTTTATGGTGGGCACAACAGGGATCGAACCTGTGACCCTCTGCTTGTAAGGCAGATGCTCTCCCAGCTGAGCTATGCGCCCATAAAAATTAATGGTGACTCCTAGGGGAATCGAACCCCTGTTACCACCGTGAAAGGGTGGTGTCTTAACCGCTTGACCAAGGAGCCATATTTAGTTTGTTTTTTTAAATTAATGGAGCTGGCAATAGGACTTGAACCTACAACCTGCTGATTACAAGTCAGCTGCTCTACCAATTGAGCCATGCCAGCATAAATGGCGACCCAGAAGGGACTCGAACCCTCGACCTCCGGCGTGACAGGCCGGCACTCTAACCAACTGAGCCACTGGGCCATTTTATGGTGGGCACAACAGGGATCGAACCTGTGACCCTCTGCTTGTAAGGCAGATGCTCTCCCAGCTGAGCTATGCGCCCATAAAATTAATGGTGACTCCTAGGGGAATCGAACCCCTGTTACCACCGTGAAAGGGTGGTGTCTTAACCGCTTGACCAAGGAGCCATATTTAGTTTGTTTTTTAAATTAATGGAGCTGGCAATAGGACTTGAACCTACAACCTGCTGATTACAAGTCAGCTGCTCTACCAATTGAGCCATGCCAGCATAAATGGCGACCCAGAAGGGACTCGAACCCTCGACCTCCGGCGTGACAGGCCGGCACTCTAACCAACTGAGCCACTGGGCCATTTTATGGTGGGCACAACAGGGATCGAACCTGTGACCCTCTGCTTGTAAGGCAGATGCTCTCCCAGCTGAGCTATGCGCCCATAAAATTAATGGTGACTCCTAGGGGAATCGAACCCCTGTTACCACCGTGAAAGGGTGGTGTCTTAACCGCTTGACCAAGGAGCCTTGTTTTAAGTCTTTAATATTTTAACATAAACTTAAAATGTTTGCAATACTTTTAAAGTTTATTATTAGAGAAATTCAGTAATCGTTTAACTAAGAATATAAATTAACACATAAATATTTCAAAGAAAAAATTTACTAAATAACTTATGGTGGGCACAACAGGGATCGAACCTGTGACCCTCTGCTTGTAAGGCAGATGCTCTCCCAGCTGAGCTATGCGCCCATAAATTAATGGTGACTCCTAGGGGAATCGAACCCCTGTTACCACCGTGAAAGGGTGGTGTCTTAACCGCTTGACCAAGGAGCCATATTGTCAGTCTCTCTAATCTTTAAAGGTTTATCTAATAATTTAAGCTATCAGAGCAACTTGTTCAGCTATCCGACAAGGTATATCATACCGAAAATTTATTAATATGTCAACATTTTTTTTAATCTTTTTGTTGTTTTATATAAATTATATTAATAATCTATACTTTAATACATTATTCAATGCTTTTATTGTATACTGTTATTATATACTTATATAATTATTTTATTATATATAGGAGGCTAAAATGATTAAAGACTTAATTATTATAGGTGGAGGCGCTTCAGGCCTTGTAGCTTCTATTATTGCTAAGGATTTTAACTCTAATATAACTTTGTTAGAAGGTACAGATAGAATTGGAAGAAAAATTTTAACTACAGGTAATGGTAGATGTAATATTAGTAATAAATATATCAATATAAAAAGATATCATAGTGATTTAGACGGTTTCGGTGAAAAAGTATTAAATCAGTTTAATAATGAAGATACTATTAACTTTTTTAGTTCTATTGGACTTCCGTTACGAACTTTGGAAGGTGGAAAAATGTATCCTCTTTCCTTACAATCTTCTGCTGTTTTAGATATTTTAAAACTTGCTATTGAAGAAAGGGAAATTAATTTACAATTAAATAGTAAAGTAAAAAATATCGAATTAAAAAAAGATATATTTTACATATATACAGAAAAAGATATATTAAAAAGTAAGAAGGTACTATTATGTACTGGAGGAAAATCCTATGTTGGCACCGGTTCTGATGGAAGTGGATATACTCTTGCTAAAAATTTAGGCCATTCAATTATAAATACTATCCCTTCTATAGTACAAATAAAATTAAATCATGATAAATTAAAAGCTATTTCCGGTGTGAAATTTGAAGGTTCCGCTGAAATACTTGTAGAAGGTAAATCTATAAAAAAGGAATATGGGGAAATCTTATTTACTGATTATGGTATATCTGGTCCTCCTATTTTACAGTTAAGCAGAATTGCTTCCTCTAAGTCTGAAAGTAATAATATGAACTTAACTATAGATATGTTCCCTCAAATGTCGAAAGAACACTTAAGAAACTTTCTAGAAAATCACTTTGGGGCTTTTGGTTATAGAAGTATATATAATTGTTTTATTGGAATTATAAACAAAAAATTAATCCCTATATTTTTAAAAGAAAGTGGAGTAACTGATATCCATAAAGAAGCGTACCACTTAACTTGGGATGAAAAGGAAAATCTTTTAAATAACTTAAAAAACTGGACTTTTGAAGTTTCAGGAACTAATACCTTTAGAGAAGCTCAAGTTACTGCAGGTGGTATAAACACTAAAGAGGTCGATGAAGAAACTCTAGAGTCTAAAATTATTCCTGGATTATATTTTGCAGGAGAAATTTTAGATATCGATGGTGATTGTGGTGGATTTAATCTACAATGGGCTTGGAGTTCTGGCGTCGTATCATCTAGATCTGCTCTTTCAAAACAAGTATAATAACAAAATCTAAGTTTAAAATATAATCCCGTTAAATAAACCTACGAAATACTATATAAGTTTATTTAACGGGATAATTTTATTTTTCTATCTCTTATTAAAAAACAATTATCAGAGTCCTTTAAATTTTTATTTAGACCAATAAGTTTTTCCAATAGTTACCCTATTACCTTCAGAATTATCAATTTTATGTTCAAATACAATAACATCATCTTCCCTGCTTATGATGTCACCATAGACATTAATTTTATCTCCATATTTCACTTCTTTTTCATAGGTTATAGTTAACCTTTTTAAGGTATATTCTAAAATTATATCTAAAGGTATGGTTTCTAAAATCCAGGAAATATACTTAACATTATTAACGTGAAGATTTGTATCTATATCACTATATCTCACATCAAATAATTTTTTATAATCAAAATCCTCTTTTTGCAAATTAATTTTTTCTATTGTAAAAGGTTCTTTTTTTACTCCATCTAGACCATATTTACTTTGAAGCTCCTCTGTAACCCTTTTAGGTTTTCCTTTATTTATATCCACTAAGAACCATATGCTATGCCCTAATACAATTACCTCTCCACTGCTATCTATAATCTCAAAATTTCTATAAGCATAAAATTTTCTGCAACCACATGGTATAGTCCTTGCTACTATTTTTTCTCCATAGGATGGATAGCTATTAACTTTTATATCCCATTTATATAATATCCAAGCTATATTATTTTCTTTTAAATATTCCAATCCAATACCTAGTTTTTCTGATTGTTCCATGGATACATCTTCGAAATATTGCATTATGCTTGTAAATAAGGCTCTTTTTTTATAATCTATTTCATGGAAATTAACTTCAAATGTTTTATCTGTAACAATACCTTCCATATCATCACCCTTATATAATATTTTGTATAAATTTATTTAATAATTTTACTTATTATAAATATAAACTTAAATTACTACTATCAAACACCTATTTGAAAAAAGACTTATAGTAGACTCCTACCATAAGCCTTTATATTTTATGTTGTTAAACTATCTTTTAAATAACTCTGTATAGCTTAAATTATATACTAATATATTATTGAACTTTATCATTTAAAGCATTCATTAATTGTTCTATATCCATTCCATGAACCATAGCAGCTTCCTCTAATGTCTCAGATTGCGCTGATGGACATCCAACACATCCCATTCCAAAACTCATTAGAACTTCAACTACGTCTGGATATTGTCTTACAACTTCACCTATAGTCATTTCTTTATTTATTTTCATGTTAATCTCTCCTCTTCATTTATGTTTTGGATTTTCTACTTACTATGATATATTATAACTCTTTTTATTATTCTTTAGTATATATTTGCCTAATTTATTGTCTTAAATTTTACATATTACTTAAATTTAAGTCAATACTTATATATAATCTTTCATTCTATAAAGTTTAAAAATTTTCTTTTATTCATATTTAGCCCTTTAAAAAATCAAGGTTTACATAAATAGTAAAAGAGCGGAAAAATTATCATTTCCACTCTTTTGCGTTATCTGAATCGTTAGTTATAATTTATAATGCTACTTAAAATTATATTTTAAAACACATATACTAATGTTTATTATATATTAATTCTCATTGTTGTTAGCGTTAAGAGATGATACGTCTTCAGGATATATGGTCTGTTCTCCATTAGGAGTAGTATATGTTAAACTACCCACTCTAAACTCTTTAGATTTAGAGCTTTTAAAATTCTGTACTTCGACATTTTGTTCTGTAGAACTTGTATTTTTAAGTGCCCTTTCTCTACCTTCTTCAACTTTTACATCTGTTCCACCCACATTAGTAAATACACCAGAAATAATGCCCCCAAAATATTGACTAGCAACATTAGATGAATATTCACTAAATCTATCATAAAAATTTTCTTCAACCCAATTCCAATCCCATTCTGAATAGCCATTAATATCTTTATGCTTGTACAAATCTATAATATGATCTACCGCACTCATATTATTTTTTCCCCCAAATTTTACTGATACACTAGGTCTATCTGTAGGATGATCTTTACGCGCATTTCCAGTATATCTTAAAAAACCAAAAAACTCTATATCATATTCCATATATATCTTACCCTCATATGGTATGTCGGACTTTTTATTAAGAACATTTAATCGTACCTTTTTCCTGCTCTTTGCAGGTGTTGTTGTTGTATGAGAAATTGTATGTTTAGTAGTTACAGAGTTAGTTTTCGTATTGGACCAACCCTGCTCTGAATTGAATTCAAGATTTGTTTCAATTGATTTTTCTCCTATAAATGGAATTCTAACATTAAATGATGACTTAATTCCAATTTTTTCTCCGAATTTAACGTGATCCGTTTTGGAAGTACTTTCAGTAGTTTCATATCCAAAAGATAATGATGTTTTAGCTTCAGAATTACTTTTATTTACTACTTGAAGAGTTGATGATGCCAGTGGATCTAGACTTATAACTTTAGCTTTTCCTAAAGTTAATGAATCATGATCGATAACAAACCTAGCATTACTAATCTTCATAACAAGCCTATCATGCGGGCGATAGCCTTCAGCGTAAGGATCATTTTGATTGTATCTAGCTGATAAATAATATACTGTTTTTCCTTCTTCTTCTGCTCTTTTAAATTCAAAATCTTCCCCTATTTCTTTTGATGCTGTACCGAGGCACCATCCAAATCCCAAACAATGAGCCATGTTAGCCCAATTCTTTATAAAATATGGGTCTTTAATAATTTTAGCTTTTAAGTCTTCATGATCTTCATAGTTAAATAGTTCAATTGAAGTTTTTCGTTTTGTCGGCAGATCTGTTGATGCCAATGTTTGAGCTGGTGGCACTAATATTAAACATTGTAGCACCACCAAAGATGCGCAAATTGCCTTTTTAAAAAAAGATTTTTTTAACATAAACAATTCCTCCTTAATAATAATTTTAGTGAAAGTTATTATATCAGTAGAATTCTTACAATTATATTAACATAAAAAGACATAAAATGTATATAGTTGTTACAAAATGTTAACTTATAACATTACATTCACCTTTTATCCAAATGGAATGTTTAAATTTGTTGATATCATGGGAAAGAGAGCTTAGTATTCTAATGATAAACTTCTGATAATTTACTATGCAAAAAGAGGCTATCCCATACAATCATGGTTAGCCTCTATATTATTACTATTAAATTTAAAGATCACATACTCTTATAGTTTGATTTCTCTTTGGTCCAACTGAAACTATAGAAATTTTAGTATCTGTAAATTTCTCTATG
The nucleotide sequence above comes from Hathewaya histolytica. Encoded proteins:
- a CDS encoding gamma-glutamylcyclotransferase family protein; translated protein: MTECIFVYGSLMDGFFNYDKYLKGKVLTSKKVKTTGKLFHMKKEGYPALLKGDDVVYGELITIKDFENNLKAMDAMEGFLGENNPDNEYNRMLIDVQLLDTDKLNNSSSIHHETIKAYAYMYNYNETKVNKDNLVYIKHGDWRKYMNT
- a CDS encoding acyl-[acyl-carrier-protein] thioesterase, whose amino-acid sequence is MEGIVTDKTFEVNFHEIDYKKRALFTSIMQYFEDVSMEQSEKLGIGLEYLKENNIAWILYKWDIKVNSYPSYGEKIVARTIPCGCRKFYAYRNFEIIDSSGEVIVLGHSIWFLVDINKGKPKRVTEELQSKYGLDGVKKEPFTIEKINLQKEDFDYKKLFDVRYSDIDTNLHVNNVKYISWILETIPLDIILEYTLKRLTITYEKEVKYGDKINVYGDIISREDDVIVFEHKIDNSEGNRVTIGKTYWSK
- a CDS encoding DUF1858 domain-containing protein, whose amino-acid sequence is MKINKEMTIGEVVRQYPDVVEVLMSFGMGCVGCPSAQSETLEEAAMVHGMDIEQLMNALNDKVQ
- a CDS encoding Crp/Fnr family transcriptional regulator, whose translation is MIYEDLFDYKKQEEMRSFFLNMLAPLGKKKDFKKGDLIKIYEEERFVGIVINGKVKGSLYSSKGTEKLLYILRAGEIFGESNYFVSGGSHSIIKAMEPSTISFIPKNILDSYLDKNPKAYSFFIHSITRKYRISISQMSDAIFSSSKTKVANTLYRLTVQDSKKEANEYIIKTHLTHQTLANLIGCSRITVTKVLKELRQLNILDIRDKKIVVKNLDALKSMCQS
- a CDS encoding aerolysin family beta-barrel pore-forming toxin, whose protein sequence is MLKKSFFKKAICASLVVLQCLILVPPAQTLASTDLPTKRKTSIELFNYEDHEDLKAKIIKDPYFIKNWANMAHCLGFGWCLGTASKEIGEDFEFKRAEEEGKTVYYLSARYNQNDPYAEGYRPHDRLVMKISNARFVIDHDSLTLGKAKVISLDPLASSTLQVVNKSNSEAKTSLSFGYETTESTSKTDHVKFGEKIGIKSSFNVRIPFIGEKSIETNLEFNSEQGWSNTKTNSVTTKHTISHTTTTPAKSRKKVRLNVLNKKSDIPYEGKIYMEYDIEFFGFLRYTGNARKDHPTDRPSVSVKFGGKNNMSAVDHIIDLYKHKDINGYSEWDWNWVEENFYDRFSEYSSNVASQYFGGIISGVFTNVGGTDVKVEEGRERALKNTSSTEQNVEVQNFKSSKSKEFRVGSLTYTTPNGEQTIYPEDVSSLNANNNEN
- a CDS encoding NAD(P)/FAD-dependent oxidoreductase, with product MIKDLIIIGGGASGLVASIIAKDFNSNITLLEGTDRIGRKILTTGNGRCNISNKYINIKRYHSDLDGFGEKVLNQFNNEDTINFFSSIGLPLRTLEGGKMYPLSLQSSAVLDILKLAIEEREINLQLNSKVKNIELKKDIFYIYTEKDILKSKKVLLCTGGKSYVGTGSDGSGYTLAKNLGHSIINTIPSIVQIKLNHDKLKAISGVKFEGSAEILVEGKSIKKEYGEILFTDYGISGPPILQLSRIASSKSESNNMNLTIDMFPQMSKEHLRNFLENHFGAFGYRSIYNCFIGIINKKLIPIFLKESGVTDIHKEAYHLTWDEKENLLNNLKNWTFEVSGTNTFREAQVTAGGINTKEVDEETLESKIIPGLYFAGEILDIDGDCGGFNLQWAWSSGVVSSRSALSKQV